The genomic interval CTTATCTTGTTTATCACTGAAGTTATCTTGGAATAAATAATGCTCATTATTTGCACAACTTAAAATGTTCTTATATTTGTAATATTATAGCTATTCTTTACCTGCTCTAATTGGCTGTCACTACAGTTGTATATTCTAATTGTAAGTTCATCTGTAAGTCCGTTAATATTGCCTAAAACAGAATTTGCATCGTCAAGTGTTTGTTTATTAGCATTTTCCAATATCAGGCTATTCCCCAATCCTGAACTAGGTGTTTTAATAGCCATTCTTTTATCGTGAGAATTTATTTTGTTAGCTATCTCTTGGATTTTTACCAAGTCCAAGGAATCAAGAGAGATTATAGTAGATATTTCAAAATCACTATTTGATAAATTTTTATTCAAATCATTGATTGTTGAGATATTTTCTGGACTTGCTTTAATTTCTACTAAATTTGGGTAGGTACTGCCATTAGTTTCAAGTGAAATTTTATCTATATAAATATCCGCTTCCGGAATACTTTTATATAGACCAACAAGATAAGTGGTATTGTCGGATTCGACTAATATCTTAACGTCTGTTCCACCATTATTTCCAATCCATTTTATAGTGCCATTTAGTGTTATTTTTTCTCCAGTACTAGCATTAAATCCATCGACAGTAGTTCCTACAATATATCCATCTCTATAATAGTTAAAATAAGTATCTGGAATTTTATTGATTGTAGATGCATCAAACACGGTTTTTTGCACTTCTGATGAATTATCTGTTGTTATGTGTATAAATGCAAATGAAATAGCACATACGACCAAAATGATAATTAAGTAATCAATTAAAGTAAATTTTATTTTCATTATTAATACCTATTCTTCATAAATAGCTCCAACTGGACATACGTCAACACATTCTCCACAGTTATCGCATTTTTCAGGATCAATAGTTACAGTGTATGCTTTTCTTTCAATTGCTTCTTCTACGCATACATCAATACAGTCTTCACAAACTCCACATTCTTCCATATCAATTTTCAATTAATACACCAGTTAATTTATTTTTAAAAATATATTTTTATAATTAATTATTATTTAATATATAATATTTAAATAGTTTGTTACTCAATATTATTTTGTAGTTTTATTATTTTTGTTGTAATATCTTTAAAAAAAGACAATATTTATATACTATAAAAACAAATATTATTATTGTTGTATGCAAGGGTGCCCGAGCGGCCAAAGGGGGAGGACTTAAGATCCTCTGGTATAGGCCTTCGAGGGTTCGAATCCCTTCCCTTGCACTATTTTATGATTTTTAAAATTTATTAATTCCTGATTATGCCTTAGTGGCTCAGCCGGTAGAGCGCCACCTTGGTAAGGTGGAAGTCGGGGGTTCGAATCCCCCCTAAGGCTTTTTCTGATTATTTTTTTATAATTTCAACATTTTCTAACGAGTTTATTCTGTCAAAATTATTATTTAAAAGAAGTAATATTATTTCTAATGTTTTTTTAATTCCGGATTCTGATCTCTTGAATAAATCTGAACTATTGTTATCTGTTAAATCAGCATAAATATCGGTGGTGGTTGTTATTTCAAAATTATTTGTTAATATGGTTATTCCACCTCTACCTATTCCTGCACTTGTTCCAATAGCAATATCACAATCACTTAGTTCTTTAACCGCTTTTGCCATAATTTTACTTACAGTTTTATCTTTTTCTTCATTATAAACTTTAATTCCTTTGATTAAAGTATCTGGTTTCGGAGGATTTTTCACATTTAAAATTTTTTTAACGGCTTCAAGTGTTGGTATAAATAGGCTACAGGTTACATTCAGTTCATTGTAGTCAAAGTTACCATATTGTTTAGAATTTTGGATATATTCCATTCCAAAATTTCCTTCGTAATTTTGAGCTAGTGCATGGAGTTCCCTTCCAATTTTTCCATGGGTAAAGCATTCTGCTGTAGCTATTTTAATCATTTTGATCTTTTAATAATTTTAGTGAACATATGGTAATTAGTTTTGCAACTTCATCTAAGGTGTATGGTGTTACTGGTTCATTATCTCTAATTAATTTATTTGTTGTTAAAACTAAATGGTTCTCAGTAACTCCTTGTGCTCTCAATTCTTCAATAGCTGGATTGTTGTTATCATATTCGGAAATGTCTTTTATTTCGATGTGTTCGTTACCAAATCCGAATATTCCTGCGGTACTAATGGTTTTAGCACCTTTTTTTTGCGCATGTTTGATTATTTTTGAAGCAGTAGGTATTGTGTTTCCACCAGCGATAACAATAATTATCACATCCCCAGTTATTAAATCTAAGTTATCATCGTTGATATATTCGTTATGCACCTCGATTTTTCTAAATTCTTTGTCATGTGTACATAATCTTTTTA from Methanobrevibacter gottschalkii DSM 11977 carries:
- a CDS encoding adhesin — its product is MKIKFTLIDYLIIILVVCAISFAFIHITTDNSSEVQKTVFDASTINKIPDTYFNYYRDGYIVGTTVDGFNASTGEKITLNGTIKWIGNNGGTDVKILVESDNTTYLVGLYKSIPEADIYIDKISLETNGSTYPNLVEIKASPENISTINDLNKNLSNSDFEISTIISLDSLDLVKIQEIANKINSHDKRMAIKTPSSGLGNSLILENANKQTLDDANSVLGNINGLTDELTIRIYNCSDSQLEQVKNSYNITNIRTF
- a CDS encoding UPF0254 family protein, which encodes MIKIATAECFTHGKIGRELHALAQNYEGNFGMEYIQNSKQYGNFDYNELNVTCSLFIPTLEAVKKILNVKNPPKPDTLIKGIKVYNEEKDKTVSKIMAKAVKELSDCDIAIGTSAGIGRGGITILTNNFEITTTTDIYADLTDNNSSDLFKRSESGIKKTLEIILLLLNNNFDRINSLENVEIIKK
- a CDS encoding 4Fe-4S binding protein, with protein sequence MKIDMEECGVCEDCIDVCVEEAIERKAYTVTIDPEKCDNCGECVDVCPVGAIYEE